The Candidatus Polarisedimenticolia bacterium genome includes a region encoding these proteins:
- a CDS encoding tetratricopeptide repeat protein — protein MIPLLAVALLLLAPAPGSPTEDAEAPPAIVLQPARFGRVAWGRNTLKLDYRNGASTATSLVLRVRTYYADSASGVFWEVGYPVLLPPAQSGEFSVDFFVRPDHGALRVELEASGGEGVVHREAREFHFEPPYRGDYLLQPSRLGTTGVEWEGRVYPSFLVRESPSFVFYYFPGSEAEKALETIVPQREKILAKLLKDFDVKLPGKTVFFFYPDAETARKLTGHRADGWTYGRTIVEVYGPRRKIDPWHELVHLAASRIGMPPVLFAEGLATAREKSFDNAGKYRATPTDWCRGFLREGALIPLGDLMEDTSFGEDLTRPRIAYPEAACFTDYLEATYGWPKLRQAYAQLVNSPDAAVHEENLASFEKIYGRSLRQAESEWKEYLSRARGSRVPRDLVRKVVVEETVPYRVALGRSMLTSAKNAEAEQELSAAVELDPADLEARFWLAQALHVQGKLAQALEQYEQVIRMGDRTRRMELAWSHVWAGQILDRQGKRDEALAHYRSAQSLDERSEVRLEGRLTTSLEAAREGIAHPFVPAAPEE, from the coding sequence ATGATTCCGCTTCTCGCCGTGGCGCTCCTCCTGCTCGCCCCCGCACCGGGTTCTCCCACCGAGGACGCCGAGGCCCCTCCCGCGATCGTGCTGCAGCCGGCCCGCTTCGGCCGGGTGGCCTGGGGGAGGAACACCCTCAAGCTCGATTACCGCAACGGAGCCTCCACCGCCACGAGCCTGGTCCTTCGGGTGCGGACCTATTACGCCGATTCCGCGTCCGGGGTGTTCTGGGAGGTGGGCTACCCGGTCCTCCTGCCGCCGGCGCAATCGGGTGAGTTCAGCGTCGATTTCTTCGTGCGCCCCGACCATGGAGCTCTGCGCGTGGAGCTGGAAGCTTCCGGGGGCGAAGGGGTCGTGCACCGCGAGGCTCGCGAATTCCATTTCGAGCCCCCCTACCGGGGCGACTACCTGCTGCAGCCTTCGCGCCTGGGGACCACCGGGGTGGAATGGGAGGGGCGCGTCTACCCGTCGTTCCTGGTCCGCGAGAGCCCTTCTTTCGTCTTCTACTACTTTCCCGGCTCCGAGGCGGAGAAGGCGCTCGAGACGATCGTCCCGCAGCGCGAGAAGATCCTGGCGAAGCTGCTCAAGGATTTCGACGTGAAGCTGCCGGGAAAGACCGTGTTCTTCTTCTACCCGGACGCCGAGACCGCGCGCAAGCTGACGGGCCACCGGGCCGACGGCTGGACCTACGGCCGGACGATCGTCGAGGTCTACGGTCCGCGGCGCAAGATCGATCCCTGGCACGAGCTGGTGCACCTGGCGGCCTCGCGCATCGGCATGCCGCCGGTGCTGTTCGCCGAAGGGCTGGCTACCGCGCGCGAGAAGAGCTTCGACAACGCCGGCAAGTATCGCGCCACGCCCACCGACTGGTGCCGCGGCTTCCTGCGCGAGGGGGCGCTGATCCCGCTCGGGGATCTGATGGAGGACACCAGCTTCGGAGAGGACCTGACGCGGCCGCGCATCGCCTATCCGGAGGCGGCCTGCTTCACCGACTATCTCGAGGCGACCTATGGCTGGCCGAAGCTCCGGCAGGCCTATGCGCAGCTGGTCAACAGCCCCGACGCGGCGGTGCACGAAGAGAACCTGGCCAGCTTCGAGAAGATCTACGGACGGAGCCTGCGGCAGGCGGAATCGGAGTGGAAGGAATACCTGTCGCGGGCCCGCGGCTCGCGGGTGCCGCGCGACCTGGTACGCAAGGTGGTGGTGGAAGAGACGGTGCCCTACCGCGTCGCGCTCGGACGGTCGATGCTGACCTCCGCGAAGAACGCGGAAGCGGAGCAGGAGCTCTCGGCCGCCGTGGAGCTGGACCCGGCGGACCTGGAGGCGCGCTTCTGGCTGGCGCAGGCGTTGCACGTCCAGGGAAAGCTGGCGCAGGCGCTGGAGCAGTACGAACAGGTCATCCGCATGGGCGACCGGACCCGGCGGATGGAGCTCGCCTGGAGCCATGTCTGGGCCGGCCAGATCCTCGACCGGCAGGGAAAGCGTGACGAGGCGCTGGCCCACTACCGCAGCGCGCAGTCGCTCGACGAGCGCAGCGAGGTGCGCCTCGAAGGGCGGCTGACCACCTCCCTCGAGGCGGCCCGCGAGGGGATTGCCCATCCCTTCGTGCCCGCCGCTCCGGAGGAGTAG